In one window of Drosophila ananassae strain 14024-0371.13 chromosome XR, ASM1763931v2, whole genome shotgun sequence DNA:
- the LOC6505277 gene encoding 3'-5' RNA helicase YTHDC2 has translation MADSPKEQNQRGKRRRTRKKKGPAGAAASAVADPSAAVAAQEGFSGKKKRNKDKNNVSDVGTVEEEISRVEQNILRAVVTDFMQSTEQNVQLRGLSRLQRSHVHRVAQSMGLKTASKGFAEQRVLTITRPAVVDPQQGVVQKPRIAVSSTLLEILAKSSGEMDMNLLRRCSMHRRPKSDRERERELERECERDYLNRPNNGLVGVALVPPPSQCRNRSLVQERISLPIYRHRSKILNVLQNEQVLIIKGATGSGKSTQLPQYLLEWATNRRRAVRVVVSQPRRIAATSVSERIANERGESQGSTVGYQIRMNSRCSAQTVLTFTTSGCLLRVLAMDGEAFFTCTSHLVIDEVHERDLDTDFLLLAAKLELKKNPHLRLILMSATMDLGALSAYFGGATVLDVEGRSFEVKTFHLEKILSITGYMTAMMEPHLGEMLETEDPNELLEAYNASRTLADGEIDNDLIVSLLELLLHHGDTGAVIVYLPGYHDMTVLQERIEELLPKEKIKVLLLHSQVDSNEQRKAFRVFPNIRLKIVLSTNIGQTSITIPDLVYVIDTGRSKMKTYDPNTDASQLATAWISQADAKQRAGRAGRLRNGICYRLYSQARHDSMSLYTIPEMMRRTLDEICLLAKLAGPEQPIAKFLSQALDPPQTEAVVQACARLVVIGILQSKTEKITPLGKIVAELPVGVQLGKSIVHSIYYRCLGSMTIIAAYHSVRDPFVLPVDRTKKSNKQNARHAFAGNCTSDSMSAVSLYEGFVMCNKMQLSTFCEENRVCRYAMEMFVSAVNCLRDSVRRIFRSNQAGERMVTECDNDPHMIRMALAAGLYPKVAFIDRGNKNHLVSEGDTCMQISRNSCLLSRKKLKNLPSDWVLYVEKSRNADQRSSLENNTMVSALMLALACGKEGDLEEREEDGWVLCLDSWVRLIVPLEFGRQLLKLRRVIQWEVNEIVEKRRLNLGNSLMGPKLVHRMLQVDTSSICVAEGRSPSAEPDCDKDN, from the exons ATGGCCGACAGTCCGAAGGAGCAGAACCAAAGGGGCAAGAGGCGCCGCACCCGGAAGAAGAAGGGGCCTGCCGGCGCCGCCGCGTCTGCTGTTGCTGACCCGTCCGCTGCCGTAGCCGCCCAAGAAGGCTTCTCGGGCAAGAAGAAGAGGAACAAGGACAAGAACAATGTCAGTGACGTCGGCACGGTCGAGGAAGAGATAAGTCGCGTGGAGCAGAACATCCTACGCGCGGTGGTGACTGATTTCATGCAAAGCACAGAGCAGAATGTCCAACTTCGTGGGCTGTCCCGCCTCCAGCGCAGCCACGTGCATCGGGTGGCCCAGAGCATGGGCCTGAAGACCGCCAGCAAGGGTTTCGCAGAGCAGAGGGTCCTCACGATCACCCGTCCGGCAGTCGTCGACCCGCAGCAGGGCGTAGTGCAGAAGCCGAGGATCGCGGTCTCCAGTACCCTGCTCGAGATCCTCGCCAAGTCGAGCGGGGAGATGGACATGAACCTGTTGCGGCGCTGCAGTATGCATCGCCGCCCCAAATCGGACCGGGAGCGGGAGCGAGAACTGGAGCGCGAGTGCGAACGCGACTATCTAAACCGCCCGAACAACGGGCTGGTGGGCGTGGCATTGGTGCCTCCGCCGTCTCAGTGCCGCAACAGGAGCCTGGTGCAGGAGCGTATATCTCTGCCGATCTATCGGCACCGCTCCAAGATACTGAACGTTCTGCAAAACGAGCAG GTTTTGATCATCAAGGGAGCCACTGGCTCCGGAAAGTCCACCCAGTTGCCGCAGTACCTGCTCGAGTGGGCCACCAACAGGCGTAGGGCCGTCCGGGTTGTGGTTAGCCAGCCACGTCGGATTGCCGCCACCAGCGTGTCGGAGCGAATTGCGAATGAGCGCGGCGAGTCGCAGGGCAGCACCGTGGGCTACCAGATCCGCATGAACA GTCGTTGCAGTGCCCAGACCGTGCTCACATTCACGACCAGCGGATGCCTGTTGCGTGTGCTGGCCATGGACGGCGAGGCCTTCTTCACCTGCACCAGCCACCTGGTCATCGACGAGGTCCACGAGCGCGATCTGGACACCGACTTCCTGCTGCTGGCCGCCAAGCTGGAGCTGAAGAAGAACCCCCACCTGCGCCTGATCCTCATGTCGGCCACCATGGATCTGGGCGCTCTGTCCGCTTACTTTGGCGGCGCCACGGTGCTGGATGTGGAGGGACGAAGCTTCGAGGTGAAGACCTTTCATCTGGAGAAGATACTTAGTATAACTGGGTACATGACCGCGATGATGGAACCGCACCTGGGcgaaatgttggaaacagagGATCCGAACGAGCTGCTGGAAGCGTACAACGCCAGTCGAACTCTGGCGGACGGCGAGATCGACAACGACCTGATCGTGTCCCTGCTGGAGCTGCTTCTGCATCACGGCGACACTGGTGCGGTGATCGTGTACCTTCCCGGGTACCATGACATGACGGTGCTGCAGGAGCGCATCGAAGAGTTGCTGCCCAAGGAGAAGATCAAGGTCCTGCTGCTGCACAGCCAGGTGGACAGCAATGAGCAGCGCAAGGCGTTCCGCGTCTTCCCCAACATCCGTCTCAAGATCGTGCTGAGCACCAACATCGGCCAGACGTCGATCACCATTCCGGATCTCGTGTATGTCATCGACACGGGACGCTCCAAGATGAAGACCTACGACCCGAACACCGACGCCTCCCAGCTGGCCACCGCCTGGATCTCGCAGGCCGACGCCAAGCAGCGGGCCGGACGTGCCGGCCGCCTCCGCAACGGCATCTGCTACCGCCTCTACTCCCAGGCGCGCCACGACAGCATGAGCCTCTACACCATTCCGGAGATGATGCGCCGCACCCTGGACGAGATCTGCCTGCTGGCCAAGCTAGCGGGCCCGGAGCAGCCCATTGCCAAGTTCCTGTCGCAGGCCCTGGATCCTCCCCAGACGGAGGCGGTCGTCCAGGCGTGTGCCCGCCTGGTGGTGATCGGGATTCTGCAGTCGAAAACCGAGAAGATCACGCCGCTGGGCAAGATCGTGGCGGAGCTGCCGGTGGGCGTGCAGCTGGGCAAGAGCATAGTGCACTCGATCTACTACCGCTGCCTGGGCAGCATGACGATCATAGCCGCCTACCACTCGGTGCGCGATCCCTTCGTGCTGCCCGTGGATCGCACCAAGAAGTCCAACAAGCAGAACGCTCGCCACGCCTTTGCCGGGAATTGTACCAGCGACTCCATGTCGGCGGTCAGTTTGTACGAGGGGTTTGTCATGTGCAACAAGATGCAGCTGTCCACGTTCTGCGAAGAGAACCGCGTCTGCCGCTACGCCATGGAGATGTTCGTCTCGGCGGTGaactgcctgcgggactcagtgCGTCGCATCTTCCGCAGCAACCAGGCCGGCGAACGCATGGTGACAGAGTGCGACAACGACCCGCACATGATCCGCATGGCCCTCGCCGCCGGCCTCTATCCCAAGGTGGCGTTCATCGACCGCGGCAACAAGAACCATCTGGTCTCCGAGGGGGACACCTGCATGCAGATATCGCGCAACTCCTGCCTGCTGTCCCGCAAGAAGCTCAAGAACCTGCCCAGCGACTGGGTGCTCTACGTTGAGAAGAGCCGCAATGCCGACCAGCGCTCCTCGCTGGAGAACAACACGATGGTGAGCGCCCTGATGCTGGCGCTGGCCTGCGGCAAGGAGGGCGACCTGGAGGAGCGCGAGGAGGATGGCTGGGTGCTGTGCCTGGACTCGTGGGTGAGGCTCATAGTGCCGTTGGAGTTTGGCCGGCAGCTGCTGAAGCTGCGCCGCGTCATCCAGTGGGAGGTGAACGAGATTGTGGAGAAGCGCCGCCTGAATCTGGGCAACAGTTTGATGGGACCGAAGCTGGTCCACCGGATGCTGCAGGTGGACACCTCGTCGATCTGCGTGGCCGAGGGCAGATCGCCGTCTGCCGAGCCAGACTGTGATAAGGATAACTAG
- the LOC6505276 gene encoding uncharacterized protein C9orf85 homolog → MSSQRGNVSRTRAQKHKNRHVFKNDLHDKTPQQMRLNAMHVSTVCQRCKDQIEWKIKYKKYKPLTQAKTCAHCKQRTVKKAYHVICRDCAVKAKICAKCLKSGDEVAIEAPEPTPQEEQQLQVEMDRLIKSFSERKRRAFLRYMQKGKKQPVEEPVDDEQEAKAQEKAKRVAHTRDELLDKIKQLNLAAEDDEDDEDFDDFSDGDEDEDDSEFDSEEDEEDSEEEPVKSKPSKAK, encoded by the coding sequence ATGAGCAGCCAGCGCGGCAATGTGTCCCGCACACGTGCACAGAAACACAAAAATCGTCATGTTTTCAAAAACGATTTGCACGACAAAACGCCACAACAAATGCGCCTGAACGCCATGCACGTGTCCACCGTTTGCCAGCGATGCAAGGACCAGATCGAGTGGAAGATCAAGTACAAGAAGTACAAGCCTCTGACCCAGGCGAAGACCTGCGCCCACTGCAAGCAGAGGACAGTCAAGAAGGCCTACCATGTCATCTGTCGCGACTGTGCCGTGAAGGCCAAGATCTGTGCCAAGTGCCTGAAGTCCGGCGACGAGGTGGCCATCGAGGCGCCGGAACCAACGCCacaggaggagcagcagcttCAGGTGGAAATGGACCGACTGATCAAGTCGTTCTCGGAGCGCAAGCGGCGCGCCTTCCTACGCTACATGCAGAAGGGCAAAAAGCAGCCGGTGGAGGAGCCCGTGGACGACGAGCAGGAGGCCAAGGCGCAGGAGAAGGCCAAACGAGTGGCGCACACGAGAGATGAGCTGCTGGACAAAATCAAACAGTTGAACCTGGCCGCGGAGGACGATGAGGACGACGAGGACTTCGACGACTTCAGCGACggggacgaggacgaggatgaCTCGGAATTCGACTCGGAGGAGGATGAAGAGGATAGCGAGGAAGAGCCTGTTAAAAGCAAACCGTCTAAAgcgaaataa